In Cryptomeria japonica chromosome 10, Sugi_1.0, whole genome shotgun sequence, a genomic segment contains:
- the LOC131076193 gene encoding flavanone 3-dioxygenase 2, with translation MATVVLESSKNLDCGHDHMKGVKDLMDAGVMDSVPAKYVFPQDRRPSAAEILQGESVPIIDISSLDGSQQERLQTIQSIGEACAEWGIFRVINHGIEASLIASMLDVAHQFFLLSTEEKMKYGSREVLDPVKYGTSFDPKDQVFSWRDYLRHFCHPVLQTPDNPPNYRDTAGQYFKETRKLGLKLMVAISESLGLQPTYIETVFGEGLHAGVLNFYPRCPEPELTLGFAPHSDPGGLAILLQDEVGGLQVHHKGHWVAVQPVPNTFVVHVCDQLEIVSNGRYKSAEHRALVNAERTRISIAAAEGPALDALIFPAPQLVDEIHPPMYKSMLYREFHKVRHSIQLKGKNALEQLKITKQE, from the exons ATGGCTACTGTGGTGCTTGAGTCAAGCAAGAATCTTGATTGTGGCCACGACCACATGAAGGGCGTAAAAGATCTGATGGATGCAGGTGTTATGGATTCAGTGCCTGCTAAGTATGTCTTTCCTCAGGACAGACGCCCATCAGCCGCTGAAATCTTACAAGGAGAGAGTGTACCGATTATTGACATCTCATCCCTTGATGGATCCCAACAGGAACGACTTCAAACAATCCAGTCTATTGGAGAGGCTTGTGCGGAGTGGGGAATATTCCGG GTAATTAATCATGGAATTGAGGCATCTCTGATAGCCAGTATGTTAGATGTAGCCCATCAATTCTTCTTGCTCTCCACCGAAGAGAAGATGAAGTATGGAAGCAGGGAAGTTTTGGATCCAGTAAAATATGGAACCAGTTTTGACCCCAAAGACCAAGTTTTCAGTTGGAGAGATTATTTAAGGCATTTTTGCCATCCTGTACTGCAGACTCCAGATAATCCCCCAAATTATAG AGATACTGCTGGACAATACTTCAAGGAAACCAGAAAATTGGGGTTAAAATTGATGGTAGCGATATCTGAAAGCTTGGGATTGCAGCCAACTTACATAGAAACTGTGTTCGGGGAGGGCCTCCATGCTGGCGTACTAAACTTTTACCCTAGGTGCCCAGAACCAGAGCTTACATTGGGCTTTGCACCGCATTCTGATCCTGGTGGCCTTGCCATACTGTTACAAGATGAGGTGGGAGGTCTGCAAGTGCACCATAAGGGTCATTGGGTGGCAGTGCAACCAGTTCCAAACACCTTCGTTGTCCACGTTTGCGACCAATTGGAG ATTGTGAGCAATGGGAGATACAAAAGTGCGGAACACAGAGCATTGGTGAATGCAGAGCGAACAAGAATATCAATTGCGGCAGCTGAGGGGCCTGCTTTGGATGCTTTGATATTTCCTGCTCCACAACTAGTTGATGAAATTCACCCACCCATGTACAAGTCCATGCTGTATAGAGAGTTTCATAAGGTCCGCCATAGCATACAGCTTAAAGGTAAAAATGCCCTAGAACAGCTAAAGATAACAAAACAGGAATAA